TTTGAAATGTTGCGAAACCAATCAGGACAGGAAAATAGGACGCACAACATGACTATTAAAAAACACCTCAAGACCGGGTTCTCTGCCCTAGCGCTCTCCCTCACGATTTCCACGGCTGCCACAGCGGCCGACGAAGGTCCGATCAAGGTCGGTATCCTGCACTCACTCTCCGGCACCATGGCGATCAGTGAGTCCACCCTGAAAGACACCATGCTGATGCTGATCGAGAAGCAGAACGCCGAAGGCGGTGTGATGGGCCGTCAGCTCGAGCCGGTCGTGGTCGACCCGGCCTCCAACTGGCCGCTGTTCGCCGAGAAGGCCCGCGAACTGCTGGCTAAGGAAAAAGTCGACGTGATCTTCGGCAACTGGACCTCCGTGTCCCGTAAGTCGGTCCTCCCTGTCGTGGAAGAGCTGAACGGGCTGCTGTTCTACCCGGTCCAGTACGAAGGTGAAGAGTCTTCCGAGAACGTGTTCTACACCGGCGCTGCGCCCAACCAGCAGGCGATCCCGGCGGTTGACTACCTGATGAACGAAGTGGGCGTTAAGCGCTGGGTTCTTGCAGGCACCGACTACGTCTACCCGCGCACTACCAACAAGATCCTCGAGACCTACCTGAAGGATCACGGCGTGGCGCAGGAAGACATCATGATCAACTACACGCCGTTCGGTCACTCCAACTGGCAGTCCATCGTTTCCGACATCAAGAAGTTCGGCAGCGCCGGTAAGAAGACCGCCGTCGTCTCCACCATCAACGGTGACGCCAACGTGCCGTTCTACCGCGAGCTGGCCAACCAGGGCATCGATGCCGCCGATATCCCGGTGGTTGCCTTCTCCGTGGGTGAGCAGGAACTCTCCGGTATCGACACCGGCCCGCTGGTAGGCCACCTGGCTGCCTGGAACTACTTCATGAGTGTCGATGCCGACGCCAACTACGACTTCATCGACCAGTGGATCGAGTACACCGGCAAGGAAGATGCCGTGACCAACGATCCGATGGAAGCGCACTACATCGGCTTCAACATGTACATCGAAGCGGTCAAGAAAGCCGGCACCACCGACGTGGATGCGGTCAAGGACGCCATCATTGGTGTCTCCGTACCCAACCTGACCGGCGGCTACGCCACCATGATGCCCAACCACCACATCACCAAGCCGGTCCTCATCGGCGAAATCCAGGACAACGGCCAGTTCTCCGTAGTCTGGCAGACCCCGTCCACCGTGGCTGGCGATGCCTGGTCTGACTTCCTGCCGGGTTCCAAGGACCTGATCAGCGACTGGCGCAAGCCCCTGTTCTGCGGCAACTACAACGTGGTCGAGAAGACCTGCGGCGGCAAGGCCGAAGTTGCAGCGCAATAAGTTCCAGGCCGGATAGGCCATTGAACCGACGGCGGGCGCTGGACATACCAGGGCCCGCCCATTCCGGCGCCAACCCGGAACAGATTCAAAGACAATAACCAAGGAAAGCCATCAT
The window above is part of the Marinobacter nanhaiticus D15-8W genome. Proteins encoded here:
- the urtA gene encoding urea ABC transporter substrate-binding protein, which codes for MTIKKHLKTGFSALALSLTISTAATAADEGPIKVGILHSLSGTMAISESTLKDTMLMLIEKQNAEGGVMGRQLEPVVVDPASNWPLFAEKARELLAKEKVDVIFGNWTSVSRKSVLPVVEELNGLLFYPVQYEGEESSENVFYTGAAPNQQAIPAVDYLMNEVGVKRWVLAGTDYVYPRTTNKILETYLKDHGVAQEDIMINYTPFGHSNWQSIVSDIKKFGSAGKKTAVVSTINGDANVPFYRELANQGIDAADIPVVAFSVGEQELSGIDTGPLVGHLAAWNYFMSVDADANYDFIDQWIEYTGKEDAVTNDPMEAHYIGFNMYIEAVKKAGTTDVDAVKDAIIGVSVPNLTGGYATMMPNHHITKPVLIGEIQDNGQFSVVWQTPSTVAGDAWSDFLPGSKDLISDWRKPLFCGNYNVVEKTCGGKAEVAAQ